In Roseibium algicola, the DNA window GGTGCAACAGATATACCGCGCCGAAGGATCTGATGAACGATCCGTCCCGGTTCTTTACGACAAGAAGCAGCAGCGCATCGTCAACAACGAAAGCGCCGAGATCATCCGCATGCTCAACGCGCATGCGGGGGCGCTGGGCAGTACGATAGTCCAGGAAAAAAGGCCTGACCTTTATCCGAACGATGTGGATTTGCAGTCGGAGATCGATGCCCTGAACGAGGCAATCTACACACGCATAAACAATGGCGCCTACAAGGCCGGTTTTTCTTCCGACCAGAGCGTCTATGCGGCAGCATACGAAAGTTACTTCACCATGCTGGCAGAGCTGGAAGACCGGCTGGCAGCGAATGGTGGACCGTTTCTCACCGGGGAGAGCTTTACGGAAGCCGACCTGAGGCTGTTTCCGACGCTTTACCGGCACGACCCGGTCTATTTTGTGCGCATGAAGTTGAACGGCGCGCGAATCCTGGACTATCCCAATCTCTGGCACTGGCTGTGCCGGGTGCATGCCTTGCCGGGTGTTGCCGACAGTTCTTCGCTGGTCCATTGCAGGCAGGGGTATTTCGGGCGCTCCTGGAACAACGTCGTGCCGCTAGGGCCGTTCCGGCCAATGCCTTATCCGCAGGCCTATTCGCATCCCGAACTGGCAGGGGCGCTGTAAGTGGCGTGGAGGCGAGATACGTGTCGTTGGTCTGTCTTTCAGGCGTCAGCTAGCGCGCAGGCGTTCGGCCGTAGCTTTGCCGATACTGCTTCGGAGTCATGCCGGTCTTGCGCTTGAACGCCCGCTCGAAAGCGGTCTGGTCGGAATAGTCCAGTTCGAAGGCGATCTGCGCCAGGGAATGGCTGGTGTCGACAAGGGCATGGCGGGCTATGCGGTAGCGGCAGTCGTCCAGAAGCGTGGAGAAGCGCAAGCCTTCCTCACCCAGGTGCCTGTGCAGACTGCGGCGCGACAGGCCGAGGCGCCGGGCAACGGCTTCCTGGTCGGACGTCCCGGCGCCGAGCCCTTCGTAGATGGCTGTGCGTGTGCGTGCGGTCAAAGACTTGGTGCGGGCCTTGTTGGCTAGCGCCTCGCTCAAGCTGGCAAGGGCGTTGCGATGGCCACCGCCACTGTCGCGCGGCATTGAGGCGGACAGGACCTTTTCAGGAAAGCTGAGCGCGTTCGTTTCACAGTCGAACAGGCAGAAGCTGCCCGCGGTTTCGGCCCAGATCGACAGCGGGCGCGCCGCCGTGTGTTCGAAGCAGATGAGGTCCGGTTGCCAGTTGGGTCCGGCACCACGCCGGATGAGCTCTGTCAGAACGGAAAGCGTGAATTCCGCATCCTGCCTGCGCGGCCAGATATCCGGATTGAGGATACGGTAGGTGAGGGTGGCAACGCCGTCTTCGACGGTCAGCTGCAGATCCGTCTCACTCTGGATGAATTTGATGAAGCGTTCGAACGTTCGCAACGCAGAACCGACGGTGGACGCAGTCAGAAGGGCTTCGCCCAGTTCGCCGAGGTCGTGAAGGTTGAGCCTGGGGCCTGATTGCCAGCCGATGCCGGGTTGGCCAAGCATGGCGGCGCCGTGCTCGTAGATCTCGACAAACGCATAAAGCGGGATTTCGAAGTGTGCGTCCTGCCAGGCGTCGACAGGCACGCCGCTCTGGCGTCCCAGAGCTGCCGGCTCCAGCCCCTTGTCGATCAGCATTGACTGCAGACCGCTCAAGGCACCTGCGATGATCGTGGCACCTGTTGGCATGACCCCCGCCTCTCCCGAAAGTCCCGCTTGGCCCACCTGCCGCAGTAAACGGCAAGTGGAAGCTTCAACTACAGCAGAGTTCCGGAGTTGTTGCAATTGACCAGTTCGGGATTTCAATAGGCCGGCAAAGATTGGCCGAAATTGTCGAGAAGTACGAAAAAGCCCTCTCTCTAATGGCAGGTACAGAGAGATCCGGTTCAGCACCTTGAAAACTTGGGCGTCCGGACGAGGGAACAGATTTGGTGACCTGCATCGATGTGGCAGTGGCCGGCGGTGGACCCGCCGGTGCATTCACAGCGCGTGAGCTGGCCTGTGCCGGGCTCAGCGTGCTCCTGATCGACCCGGCAACCTGCCGGCCCAGGCTGGAAGGCCTCGGCGAGCGGGTGGCGCAGCTTCTTATTGCCAAGGGACTTGGCAACACGCTGGGTGCTGCCAGCGACCCCTTACCCCGACACGTGACATGGGCTGGCCTCGCCGGAGCGGCCAATGGCGAGCGGCTGGTTCGACGCCATGTCTTCGACGAGGCCTTGAGGCGTGCAGCCATTGAGGCAGGTGCACAAACCCGGCAGGCGCGCCTTGGCCGGATCCTGAGTTCTGACGAACAGCAGGGCGTCGTGTTGAAGCTTACGACTGGTGAGGAGGTCCGCGCTCGCCTGTTGATCGATGCACGTGGACGGCAGACTTCTACCGCCCAGCGCCTCAAGGGACCACAGACCCTGGCAATTGCAGGACTGGCCACGCAAGCTGCAGGCGCCGCCGGTACCCATGTGGAGGCCACCCCTGAAGGCTGGCTCTGGGTGGCGGAAGATCCGGGTTTTGGCCGCTGGCTGCAGATTTCCATTGGCGCGGAGGATCTCGTTGGAGCCGGACAAGCAGCCTTGCGGGATCGAATGGCCCGATTCCTTTCCCAGGACCAACTTGCTGGCCGCTTCTCTGACCTCGTCTTCCAGGATCCATTGATTGCCCGCTCGGCCGGTCTTGTTCTGGCAGCTCCACGGTTGAAGCTGCCGGTCATCCCTGTTGGCGATGCCGCGGTTGCTATCGATCCCTTGTCCGGTCACGGCCTGTTCTGGGCCCTGTCGTCCGCGCTTTCTGCGGTGCCGAGCGTGTTGACCGTTCTCGAGAACGTGGAGAAAGGAAGCCATCTTGCCACCCGGTTCTACCGGGACCGCGTCGTGGAAACCTTCTGGCGTCAGGCGCGAACAGGGCGCGATTTCTACCGGTTGGAAACAGGCCTTTCCGGCAATCCTTTCTGGGCGGAACGGGTCTCATGGCCGGATGACGAACCGTCCCATCCAACCGTGTTCGAGACCAGCCTGCACAAGCGCGTTGTTGTCGAAAATAACCGCCTGGTCGAGCGCGAAGTGCTGGTGACGCCACAGGATCCCGGCGGCGTTGCTTATGTCGCGGGCATTCCGGTGGGCGACCTGAAGCCTTTCTTTCCGTCTTCCGCCTTGGCGCAGCCACCGCCAGGCGCACCGTCTCCCGCGCTCAAGGCCGCCTTCGGCTGGCTAAAGAGCCGCGGACTTCTGCATGGCTCGCTGAGCCGCACAAAACAACAGCAGACCAAAACGAGGGAAACAGCATGATCAAACGAATGCGAAAGGGGCATCTGGCCGGCCTTGCCGGGCTCATGCTTCTGATGCCTCTTCCGGCGGGGGCGCAGGACGGTGCCACGCTTCTGGAGGAAAATTGCAGCGGCTGTCACATGGCCGACGACAACGGTGCGCTCAGCCGCATCAGCGGTCAGCGAAAGACGCCCGAAGGCTGGTTGATGACCATCGTGCGCATGCGGCTCTTCCATGGCATGGAAATAGAGCCTGCCGTGCAGAGCGAGCTGGTGCACTACCTATCGGACACGCAAGGTCTTGCCCCCAGCGAGACTGAAGGGCTGCGTTACGTTCTGGAACGTGAACCTGCGCATATGGAAGAGGTCGAGGCTCCGCTCGGCGAAATGTGCTCCCGTTGCCATTCAGCCGCCCGTTTCAAGCTTCAGCGGCGCACACAGGAGGAATGGGCGCTCCATATCGATTTCCATGTCGGTCAATGGCCAACCCTGGAATATCAGGCGCTCGGGCGTGATCGTGAATGGCTGAAACTGGCTCGTGAGGAAGTGGTGCCGCTTTTGGCCGAGCGCTATCCGCTCGAGTCCGACGCCTGGAACACGTGGCTGGAGGCACAGAAGCCGGAGGCCGATGGAAGCTGGGTGTTCGCAACCAGCCTGCCGGAGAAGGGCGAAGCCTACGGCACGCTTGAAGTCTCAGGTGACAGTCAGCCCTATACGGTTTCCGGCACCTTGATGACCGTCGGCGGCGAGGAGCTGACCCTAGAGGGCAAGCTGAACGTCTATAC includes these proteins:
- the qhpR gene encoding AraC-like transcriptional regulator QhpR, with the translated sequence MPTGATIIAGALSGLQSMLIDKGLEPAALGRQSGVPVDAWQDAHFEIPLYAFVEIYEHGAAMLGQPGIGWQSGPRLNLHDLGELGEALLTASTVGSALRTFERFIKFIQSETDLQLTVEDGVATLTYRILNPDIWPRRQDAEFTLSVLTELIRRGAGPNWQPDLICFEHTAARPLSIWAETAGSFCLFDCETNALSFPEKVLSASMPRDSGGGHRNALASLSEALANKARTKSLTARTRTAIYEGLGAGTSDQEAVARRLGLSRRSLHRHLGEEGLRFSTLLDDCRYRIARHALVDTSHSLAQIAFELDYSDQTAFERAFKRKTGMTPKQYRQSYGRTPAR
- the qhpG gene encoding flavin-dependent monooxygenase QhpG codes for the protein MTCIDVAVAGGGPAGAFTARELACAGLSVLLIDPATCRPRLEGLGERVAQLLIAKGLGNTLGAASDPLPRHVTWAGLAGAANGERLVRRHVFDEALRRAAIEAGAQTRQARLGRILSSDEQQGVVLKLTTGEEVRARLLIDARGRQTSTAQRLKGPQTLAIAGLATQAAGAAGTHVEATPEGWLWVAEDPGFGRWLQISIGAEDLVGAGQAALRDRMARFLSQDQLAGRFSDLVFQDPLIARSAGLVLAAPRLKLPVIPVGDAAVAIDPLSGHGLFWALSSALSAVPSVLTVLENVEKGSHLATRFYRDRVVETFWRQARTGRDFYRLETGLSGNPFWAERVSWPDDEPSHPTVFETSLHKRVVVENNRLVEREVLVTPQDPGGVAYVAGIPVGDLKPFFPSSALAQPPPGAPSPALKAAFGWLKSRGLLHGSLSRTKQQQTKTRETA
- a CDS encoding glutathione S-transferase C-terminal domain-containing protein, with translation MPKPNADLSKEENQSDAAGRRAQGEFVRGVSGFRSAIGDADFPAEPGRYHLFVALNCPWCHRVTLARNILGLQSGVSMDVAFPGRTEKDDPAGENLWEFNPGRIASLTGAPLPECTEETATGEGLRLVQQIYRAEGSDERSVPVLYDKKQQRIVNNESAEIIRMLNAHAGALGSTIVQEKRPDLYPNDVDLQSEIDALNEAIYTRINNGAYKAGFSSDQSVYAAAYESYFTMLAELEDRLAANGGPFLTGESFTEADLRLFPTLYRHDPVYFVRMKLNGARILDYPNLWHWLCRVHALPGVADSSSLVHCRQGYFGRSWNNVVPLGPFRPMPYPQAYSHPELAGAL